The proteins below come from a single Phocoena sinus isolate mPhoSin1 chromosome 2, mPhoSin1.pri, whole genome shotgun sequence genomic window:
- the LOC116748626 gene encoding translation initiation factor IF-2-like, protein MGELQSKDCPLRNPELERNGSAFKPIQKNSVVSWEQPRESLANAERRRLPGRLCQSCVFHDLLEFAILQASSLRQRDVQGPGPTSRTASPGLRGSPPGPFAAARTATGSGREAGALRPCPGQTGAGGGSHRDRGPAGRDRAGRESARQEVAGPTAAAPRVLGGEGGAGRAATWRRSRLRGGGWGAGGKPGRRWRVSPRPRSGGAREVAPPSGGTARPCFPQSSGPASGGAGRGVRASQGSPLRRGLAAAARAGSRAVSSCRREMKPDIRTGEALTLPSPPASSCVLDRMNLPLKR, encoded by the exons ATGGGGGAGCTCCAGAGCAAAGATTGTCCACTAAGGAATCCCGAGTTGGAAAGGAATGGCTCAGCTTTCAAACCCATACAGAAGAACTCAGTCGTTAGCTGGGAGCAGCCCAGGGAGAGCTTGGCCAATGCTGAG CGCAGGCGTCTTCCCGGCAGACTCTGCCAGAGCTGCGTCTTCCACGACCTGCTGGAGTTTGCAATCTTGCAGGCCTCCTCTCTCCGGCAGAGGGACGTGCAGGGACCCGGGCCCACGTCCAGAACAGCTTCTCCCGGGCTCCGAGGCAGCCCACCAGGGCCTTTCGCCGCAGCAAGGACGGCGACCGGGTCCGGGAGGGAGGCCGGGGCGCTGCGGCCCTGCCCTGGCCAGACCGGAGCGGGGGGCGGTTCCCATAGGGATCGCGGGCCGGCCGGCCGCGACCGAGCTGGGCGGGAGTCGGCGAGGCAGGAGGTAGCCGGCCCGACAGCTGCGGCGCCGCGAGTCCTGGGCGGGGAGGGAGGCGCGGGCCGGGCCGCCACGTGGCGCCGCTCGAGGCTGCGCGGCGGGGGCTGGGGCGCGGGTGGGAAGCCGGGTCGGCGCTGGCGTGTTTCCCCGCGGCCGCGCAGCGGCGGGGCGAGAGAGGTGGCCCCGCCCAGCGGCGGGACGGCGCGTCCCTGCTTCCCACAGAGCTCCGGGCCCGCCTCAGGAGGCGCGGGGCGTGGGGTGCGCGCCTCGCAGGGCTCTCCCCTCCGGCGGGgcctcgccgccgccgcccgcgcggGGAGCCGGGCGGTGTCTTCTTGCCGAAGGGAAATGAAACCCGATATTAGAACCGGGGAAGCCCTTACCCTTCCCAGTCCTCCAGCCAGCTCATGTGTCTTAGATCGGATGAATTTACCATTAAAAAGATAG